A region of the Dehalococcoidia bacterium genome:
GCCGGAGCACGTGCGAGCGGTGGCCGGCCTGGCGGACGGGGCCATCGTGGGCAGCGCCCTGCTGGACGCCATCGGCGGGGCGGCCCCGGCGGAGAGAGCAGCGGCGGCGCGGGCGTTCGTGGCGCATCTGGCGAGCGCGGCAAGGATCGCCCGTCCCTAGTCGGCCCCGGTCCCTGTCGCGGCTGCAAAAGCCTTGCCGCGTCATGGTATTATGGAATGGTTTGGCGACACATCTGAGGAGGTTGGATGGCGATGGCGTGTCGAGGTGTCCGCGGGGCGACCACGGTGACGGCCAACACCAAGGAGGCTGTTGTTGAGGCGACCCGAGAGGTCCTTGAGAAGATCATCGAGGCCAACGGCATCGCCGCGGAGGATGTAGCCTACGCCCTGTTCACGACGACCCGGGACGTCAACGCGGAGTTCCCCGCAGTGGCGGCGCGGCTGATGGGCTGGGACAAGGTGGCGCTGATGTGCGGCCACGAGATGGACGTGCCGGACGCGACCAAGGGCGTCATCCGCGTCATGGCGCTGTGGAACACGGACAGGCGCCAGGACGAGATTGTGAATATCTATTTGCGCGGCGCGGCCCATCTGCGCCAGCGGGGCGTGGAGGGCCAGAAGGCCGCTTCCGCCCCTTCGGCAGGCAAGCCTGGACGACCGCAGGCAGGTCAATAGCAGTCCATGGAGGAATTCCAATGATTGTCGTCATGAAGCAGGACTCTCCCGCGGAGCAGATTGCAGCGGTACAGAAACGCATTCAAGAGCTGGGCTTCAAGACCCAGGTCTCCAAGGGAGAGGAGCGCACCATCATCGGCGTGGTGGGCAAGACCTATCCAGAGCTGCGGGACGACCTGGAGACGCTGCCCGGCGTCGCGGAGGTCATCCCCATCAGCCGGGCCTACAAGCTCGCCAGCCGTGAGTTCAAGCCCGAGGACACGGTCGTTCAGGTGGGCAACGTGAGCATAGGGAGCAATGACCTTGCGGTCATGGCGGGCCCCTGCTCGATAGAGTCTGAAAAGCAGGTTATGGACACGGCCCGCGCGGTGAAGAGCGCCGGCGCCAACATCCTTCGGGGCGGCGCGTTCAAGCCCCGGTCGTCACCCTACAGCTTCCGGGGCATGGGAGTGGAGGGCCTGAAGCTGCTGGCGAAGGCGCGCGCGGAGACAGGCTTGCCGGTCATTACCGAGGTGATGACTCCGGCCGATGTGCAGATAGTCGCCGAATATGCGGACATCCTGCAGATTGGCGCGCGGAACATGCAGAACTTCAACCTGCTGGACGAGGTGGGCAAGATCAGGAAGCCCGTGATGCTCAAGCGCGGCATAGCCGCCACTTACGAGGAGTGGTTGCTGGCCGCGGAGTATATCCTCAACGGCGGCAACTCCCAGGTCATCCTCTGCGAGCGCGGCGTTCGCACGTTTGAGTCCTACACGCGCAACACGTTCGACGTGGCCGCCATTCCGGTCATCAGGCGCCTCAGTCACCTGCCCATCATCGCCGACCCGAGCCACGGCACAGGCAAGTGGCATCTGGTCCAGCCCGTGGCCCTGGCCGCGGTGGCCGCGGGAGCGCACGGCCTGATGATTGAGGTGCATCCCACGCCGGACACAGCCAAGTCCGACGGCGCCCAGTCTCTCACGTTTGAGAACTTCGCCAAGCTGATGGCCCTGGTGAGTGGCGTAGTGGCGGCCGTGGGCCGCGGGTTGCCCGCGCAGCCGCACCCCCACAAGGCGTCCGCCAAGTCGGGCTAGGCCGGTCTCCCTCTCGTCCGCCCTCTGTCCCA
Encoded here:
- the aroH gene encoding chorismate mutase is translated as MAMACRGVRGATTVTANTKEAVVEATREVLEKIIEANGIAAEDVAYALFTTTRDVNAEFPAVAARLMGWDKVALMCGHEMDVPDATKGVIRVMALWNTDRRQDEIVNIYLRGAAHLRQRGVEGQKAASAPSAGKPGRPQAGQ
- the aroF gene encoding 3-deoxy-7-phosphoheptulonate synthase — its product is MIVVMKQDSPAEQIAAVQKRIQELGFKTQVSKGEERTIIGVVGKTYPELRDDLETLPGVAEVIPISRAYKLASREFKPEDTVVQVGNVSIGSNDLAVMAGPCSIESEKQVMDTARAVKSAGANILRGGAFKPRSSPYSFRGMGVEGLKLLAKARAETGLPVITEVMTPADVQIVAEYADILQIGARNMQNFNLLDEVGKIRKPVMLKRGIAATYEEWLLAAEYILNGGNSQVILCERGVRTFESYTRNTFDVAAIPVIRRLSHLPIIADPSHGTGKWHLVQPVALAAVAAGAHGLMIEVHPTPDTAKSDGAQSLTFENFAKLMALVSGVVAAVGRGLPAQPHPHKASAKSG